The stretch of DNA TGGAACGTGACGGGTAACCAATGGCCAGTTGACATTCAACATGCAGAAGCGGAAGTGATGTTGCCAGATTATTCGATGACGAATATTAATATGACTTGTTTTACAGGCAGACAAGGAAGTGTTGAAAAAAATTGTACCTACAATCGTGGCAATGCAAGCATCGACTATGTGACGACTCAAGTGCTTAATGTTGGCGAAGGATTAACCCTTGTTTTTGGGATGCCCTTAGGGTTTGTTCACACTGTGACGCCAGAACCCCCTAAAGCACAGCATGTTGCTGTTGACCATACTAACAGTCACCATTTTGACTTTTCATGGGTAATGGGTGGTTTCTTTGCATTCTATATTGTTATTAAATTATTTAAGCGAAGAACTAAAAAATTAAAACCTATTATTCCTCGAGAGTTAAAAAACCAAGCTATTGTGACCGAGTATAATCCACCAGGTAATTTATCACCCATTATCATTGGTGCGATTTTTGATAGAAAAGTGGATGCCTCAGATATCACCTCCGTTATTCTTGACTTAGCTGTCAGAGGATACCTCAAACTTCGATTTAATATTCAACGACGTCGATTTTTACCGGATGGAAAAGATTTTGAGTTGATAAGACTTAAGGATGGTTCGGATTTGGTTGAATCTGCTGATAAAATAGTGTTTGCCTTTTTATTTGACTTTAGCAAGCGTAATAGCATTACCTTGAATGAGTTAATGACTCAAAAAGCAAGTATTAAGCCTTATATTAAACAAATACAGGAAAATATAGAACGAACCTTGTGTAATAAAGAATACTTTGATCCAGCCATTAAAGAGAAAAAATCAAAGCAATTGAAAATTTGTTTGTTTTCAAGTCTAGCCATGTTGTTTGTTGTGCCATTTGTTCCTATATCAGGTGGAATTAAAGCAGCCCTAATTCCTGTATTTATGATTGCCGTGATTATATTGGCCAGTTTTTTATCTAAGTTAACGCAACAACTGACTCAAAAAGGTATATTTGTATTGAGAAAAATCTTAGGTTTTAGAGAATTTTTGCAATTAACCGAAAAAGATAAATTACAAAAACTTAATGCTCCAGAGATTTTGCCAGAAACGTTTGAAAAGTTTCTGCCTTACGCGATGGTGCTTGGAGTTGAAGAAGAGTGGGCAAAGAGATTTGAAGGTATTTATCATATTTTACCAAGTTGGTATGAAAATTCTTCCGCGACTGGTTTCAATAGTCAGATATTGGCGCGGAGTTTACGCGAGTTTAATGGTTCTTTCAGTCAAGCGTTTACTGCGCCACTTGTACCAGTTTCAAGAATGAGTAGTGGATTTAACCGCGGCTCTTCTGGAGGAGGATCGGGTGGCGGTGGCGGACGTAGCTGGTAGAAAGTGTATGGTGCGGCGCGGGCCCCTTCCTGCTTTTGATTTTTTTATTGAGCTGCAAACAAAATTGCTGTTTATAAGGCGGTGTTAAGACTGACCCTTTACAATGTCATCATGATCTCGATACTAATAACGAAAAAAGAGAGGGTAGTCTTATGAGGCAAG from Gammaproteobacteria bacterium encodes:
- a CDS encoding DUF2207 domain-containing protein encodes the protein MKLIASIKYFLLLTFFCFNTVSAETIQDFTTKITIQKDGSIFVSEKIVYDFGQARKHGLFREIPLVSSNGPQLDITVVTVEDANNQAYHYSTSNSGNLLQLKVGDPNTLLSGIRTFVIAYRVEHAIRNLKDHDELYWNVTGNQWPVDIQHAEAEVMLPDYSMTNINMTCFTGRQGSVEKNCTYNRGNASIDYVTTQVLNVGEGLTLVFGMPLGFVHTVTPEPPKAQHVAVDHTNSHHFDFSWVMGGFFAFYIVIKLFKRRTKKLKPIIPRELKNQAIVTEYNPPGNLSPIIIGAIFDRKVDASDITSVILDLAVRGYLKLRFNIQRRRFLPDGKDFELIRLKDGSDLVESADKIVFAFLFDFSKRNSITLNELMTQKASIKPYIKQIQENIERTLCNKEYFDPAIKEKKSKQLKICLFSSLAMLFVVPFVPISGGIKAALIPVFMIAVIILASFLSKLTQQLTQKGIFVLRKILGFREFLQLTEKDKLQKLNAPEILPETFEKFLPYAMVLGVEEEWAKRFEGIYHILPSWYENSSATGFNSQILARSLREFNGSFSQAFTAPLVPVSRMSSGFNRGSSGGGSGGGGGRSW